Below is a window of Nicotiana tabacum cultivar K326 chromosome 19, ASM71507v2, whole genome shotgun sequence DNA.
ctacctcgaaggagtagagaggttgttttcacaAGACcacgagggtctttcggaaacagagagttaatataaatatttttactgAATCTTATGCATAAATTCAAACCACCACTGCACTGTCTTGCAACCATGAATAGAACGCAGTTTAACGGGTATGGGTGAAAAATTAAGCTTTATTTATCGTATTCATTCATTTGGTTATCTTTACCACCATTTCAAACTCGCCTAGTTCATGTTCCTGCCGATGCATGTACCAAAACTCGAGCATGGTTAAGTATATCCTACCACTGTATCTGGAGTTATGAAAGGTAGGTATCCTACACATTAGCCGATCATAACATTCAACATAAAAGAAACCACTTTAAACTCCAATGTTTACAAGGGGTCCCTGAAGTAGATAACAGTACGTAGCAGAACAGCAAAATCCTATTTCAAGTCTTACAGCACAATCCAGTAATCAAGTCGATGTTCTACCAAGGTAAATTCCTGAATACGAACCTCCTAGCTGCTTCACAAATTTTGCTCCAAATCACTCACAAACCCGGTTCAGCTACATTGCACAAGTGTAATTAGCATTACAAAGAAATCAGGGAAAACAGATAAATACACGAAAATGAAAGGATGTCAGAACACCGATGTGCCCAATATTGGGCCATCCGGAAAACAAATCATGAATTTGTAACGCTCACAAAACGTATCTCAAGTAGAAAAGCACAAACACATAGGAAATTATTCATTTCAGGATGCTCACGGAAATAGCTTCATATAAATGTAAGGAAAATAGTGTGTACACGATTCTCTAATTCCTTATTCCGCACTAGCAGGGGGCATTTTCTGCATGAGGCGAGCTCTTTTAGTAATACACCATGCAGATTTTCATCCTAGAATTGTTTCCTAGTCCCTACCATTGAGCTTCCCATCTTCCGTATCCAAAATTACACAAATGATTCCTCATTTTTGTAAGACCATTATCTCATTTATGAACCATTTTCAACGTTCACCAAATACCAAAAACCTTTGTCTCCATACTCCTAGCttgaaaaaaaactgaaatttctCTTGCTGTCATTTCCTACCATTAATCTTCCTACCATGGTATTATTACCCCAGATGACAGCTCACTCAGCATTTCATTTACAAAATGACACTTATCAAACGATAGCGTTAAATCATTTCTGAAGTTCCAAATTTCATTTTAAATTGTtgataaatttctcaaaaatgAATTCAAAAAACTTCCTTAGCATTCACATTTTGTGTACCAAACACTTGATTGCATAATAGCCGGTTAAAAGGGAATTGCAATTCAAAGATGGGCTGATGAAATGAAGAACCAGCTCGCAATTTAACTCAAATTACTCCAACCGCCATAAATAAAAACGTGAAAGATCCAGCAATACCTCTACTTGGGATTCCGGAGGACAATGATCACAGAATCTCCCCGAAGGAACATCTTGCTAATAAACCTATCTTTGTTAACAGGTTGagccttcttttttccttttccagtCTTGGGAACCTGAAGAACAAACATTCACAACTTAGATAAGTGGAGCTCTCTGGCGCAAGTTACAAATCCAAGACCCAAGACACATTATCCAAAACAAATTGACTAAGAAAACCCAGGAAAAAACCAACCTCAGTCCACATTTCTCTAACATTTTCAAGCACCATGTTGCAGTGACGATCGAACGCCCTCACACGACCGAGAAGTTTCCTGTTGTTCCTACAGTTGATGAGCACCTACAAACCAGAAAACAGCCAGAATGAAATCTGTAAGACAACTGCAATGTTGATGCTCTTTCACATAAAAACTCAAGATTGCATTTAGTTCTAGAGTACTGAAATTGAGATCTATGACAAATGAGAAAGTACACTGACATGACTTAGAAAGCAAATGGACGACATAAATAAGGCTCTAGATCAGCTTTAGTCAATTTTTATATAATTAGTATACTACACAAGCATGACATAAAAAAGACATCAGTAAAGGCGCTAAAGTCTATTAGATACCTGTGTGTTATTCTTAACACTCATCATCAGGACAGAAAGTGGGCCAGTGTTGAActcctcttcctcatttttcaccTGCAAAAAAAAGGGGCTCCATTAGCAAACACAAAGGTCAGATTCACTGGGGACCAACGAGGTCCATCCCTCCATAAAACCAAAATAGAAAGGCATATACTCACTATGTTCTTAAGCTGGATAATGTACCAATTACAATTTTGAAGCTAAAACTTATGCATATGGAAAATGAACAATAAGGTCATGTGTATGGATGAACAAACCAAGACGAAAAGAAATGAGAATAGGATGTCTGTTAAAGAAGAACAAAATTTAAACCAAGCTTCCAGGAAATCCAATGTTGCAAGACGAGAAAAGACCGACAACACTTGCATGGAGGTGAGTGCAACCCAGGGTTAGAACATAAAGTCTTCTAGATCAACTATTTCAACCAATAAATTTTTATACTTTGTATTTTGCATATATATAGGGAAAATACATTGAAGAAATAACATACTCCATTTTTTAATGCACCTGATGTTGTAGAAAGGAACTCAAGTTTATATGCTATAACCATCATGCCAATTGCTGCACCATATTACATATCCACCAATAAAGgatcttcaaataatttttggTAGCTATATTGTTATTTGAAGCACCCAAAGGTGTGGTCTAATGGGTAATAAAGTGGGTACAAATCTTGGAGACCAGCTTTTAAATACCAATACCAACAGGGacaaaatattaggtgattcttCCCATCTGCCTAAGCCTTGGTGGCAGAGTTACCCTATAACCATGTTAGTGAGACCTGTAACTGTGCTATGGAGAGGTAATAGTGCTAGTGAGAGGTAGCAGGTACCTTGTGTAATAGTGAAGGTCCGCAAGTTGGCCCGAAACCGCCTTTTAATACAAAAAGaagttatattattatttaaagttCCAACTGTTTTTGTCATTTGTTTTAAGAGTGGTGATTCAAATGATTTAACCTAAGGCATGTCAATAGCCAATGTGACAGGTTGAAAAAAACTCTGTCAATAATGACTTCAAACTATCTCAAACAATTTCTTGTTCCGACTGAAAGAGGAGGTGTAAATCCTATTCTCTTTCTAAAAAATACTAGATGTATCGCATACGGGAAGGATGATGGCTACCAAGtaccaacaaaagaaaatctaATTGAATACATGGCACTAAGgtgaaaagaagagagaaaagaaaacaagaattaACCAGTAGACAGGCCCTAAAATATAATAGTTAACGACACAGGGAAAAGCCAAGGGAAAAATATGAAATCAATAATGAAAGCTATATATAGGCAAAACACTTGCAAAGTAAGCTGACTTACAGGGGCATCCTCTTCCATTGGCCGACTGCAAAAgagcaaaagaaaaaaggaaaacgaATTAGGAACCTTCACTTTGCTAATATTTGATTAACATAAGAATCAGCAAAAATATAGAAACATCAAAATTCAGCAACAAAACATGAGAAAATAACcaggttttttttctttctaatttctACCATTATATAAATCCAACTGTCCTGTTAGCCTTTTAATCTAGCCAAAAAAGGATTCTACTACTGATTTGCATGAGATAACATAAGTTTAAGCTTGATAAAGTGCAGAGTCAACAAAAGGAATTAAGAGCAGTAATAATAAAGAGCTAGAGAAGCAACCATCCCTATTTACAAAGGCAAGAGTTCATGCAACAGGAAACCCAATAAACACAATATAAGGAAAAGTTCTACTTTTTTTAAGAAAAAGGAAGTCTTCGTTTATTGTACCCAAAGGTGTAGCCTAGCAGAGGCAAAAAACGAtaggtgatttcttctcatctGCCTAAGCCTTTGTGGGTAGAGTTACCAGTATGCTAGTGGGAGTTAGCAAGTAGCCAGCTACCAAGTGTAATAATCGAGGTGCGCGCAAGCTAGTCCAAACAGagcaatcatcaaaacaaaagaaaaaaggacccaaaaggaaaaaaaggaaccctccaaacaaagaacaacacaacaaaaacaacaacaatgccTTGGTCCCAAACTAGCTAAGGTAGAGTATATGAATCTTCTATATCTATTCACTCTATTCAGACCTATTTCATCCCATTGCTAGTAAATCATTTTTCTTTaaagccaaaaaacaagaatccCAAAAGCTGTACATATTTGGTCCAGAAAATATAGATAAAATACTTCAATTTCCTGGTCTGAAAATTTGCTTTACCAGACCATCTAATATTAGGAACGAACGTGGTCTAACATATGTAATCTGCTAAAGGAATTAATATAATGACAAGAAAAAACCTAAAATTATAGGAGTTTTACGTTTTCAGGGAAACCAGAT
It encodes the following:
- the LOC107815122 gene encoding uncharacterized protein LOC107815122 — protein: MSRPMEEDAPVKNEEEEFNTGPLSVLMMSVKNNTQVLINCRNNRKLLGRVRAFDRHCNMVLENVREMWTEVPKTGKGKKKAQPVNKDRFISKMFLRGDSVIIVLRNPK